The sequence below is a genomic window from Nitrobacter winogradskyi Nb-255.
ACGGGCCTGTTCAAGATCGCGAACGATATCCGCTTTCTGGGATCCGGACCTCGTTCCGGTCTCGGCGAGTTGATCCTTCCCGAGAACGAACCCGGATCGTCCATTATGCCGGGGAAGGTCAACCCCACTCAGTGCGAAGCCATAACCATGGTCTGCTGTCGGGTGTTTGGAAATCACACGACCATGACCGTGGCCGGCAGTCAGGGACATTTCGAGCTCAACGTCTACAAGCCGGTCCTGGCTTATTGCATGATCGATTCCATACGATTGCTCGCCGACGCCACGCGCTCATTCACCGAACACTGCATCAAGGGCATCCGCGCCGACGAGCAGCGGATCAGCGAATTGATGCAACGCTCGCTCATGCTGGTCACCGCGCTCGCACCGAAAATCGGCTACGATAACGCGGCGAAGGTCGCCAAGGCCGCCCATGATCGCGGAACGACATTGAAGGAGGAGGCTCAGCGGCTCGGCTTTATTACGGCTGCGGAGTTCGACCGGCTGGTGCAACCCAGCAAAATGACGCGGCCGGGGTAGTGATCGGCCGACGCTTCGATGCTTCTGTCATTCTAGAGTTTCTATAAGCGGCGACGGTCGTCTGATGATCAGCTTTTCGTGAACAGCTCTATACTAATATCGTCGGACAGCTTAGACACTCCTTCGCCCTGTTGCGGCGTATCATGATCCACCACGAATTATAGCCGTTTTGGCGGAATGAATTTTCGATTTTCGTAACAACGCGTTCCCGGCATTTGAGATAGCGGAATTGGTCATGGGGGATGTGATTAACCTGAACAAGCGCAGGAAGCGCGCTGAACGCGAACGCGCGGCCGCCGTCGCTGACGCCAATCGAGCGCGCTTCGGCCTCACCAAAGCCGAGCGCGATCTTTCGAAGCAGCGAAAGGCGCGAGAACTAAGTTTGCTCGATCAACATCGCATCGACGGCGAGGACGCATCATGAAATCGCCGGTCGTGAAACGATCGATCGTGGTCGCCGGTCACAAGACCAGCGTGAGCCTCGAGGAAGCATTCTGGAACGGGATGAAGGAAATTTCGAGTCACCGTGACATGACCCTGTCCGAACTCGTCGGGGAGATCGACAGCAACCGTCAACAGGGCAACCTCTCCTCGGCGATCCGTCTCTTCGTGCTGGACTACTTCCGAAGCCGTGCGGCGACGTCCGGACCCGAAAACAGTCCCAGCCTCGGATAGCAGGCATCACCTTTCCGCGGAACACCTCGAGTCCGGTTCAACTGCGTTGAATCAGAATCGTCGCTTATCTTTTGTTTGAGCATCATCTTTCGGTTTCCGCTTTGCGCTGGCGCGGCCCTTCGGGTCGCGATCATGCTCTCGTCAATTTCCTTCCGCATGTCTGCGCATATCGGCGTCACACGATAGAGCATTTTCCGACGAAGTGGATACCGGTTCGCCGCGAGAAAATGCGACTAGACAACCATTTCTAGAACATGGTCCGATTCAACTTGATCGGATCATGCTCTAGAGTCGTTCACCGCTTCATGGAAGCGGTGAACGACTCTAGCTTTTTGATTTGACGCGTTTTCTTTACGCGAACCGGATTCCACTTCGCTCGAAAACGCTATAATGCGTGTCGGATCGGAGCCTTCCCGCCTCTGATGGAATCAGAATTGAAGCTTCGCGCGAACCGGCACCGCCTCGCTCCAGGACACCAATAGGTTGTTTTCCGAATATCGGGGTCCGGTACTTTCAGCTACTATGTACCTGCGCCTTGACGATCCACTAGCTATCGCGCCGATCAGAGGTGGGCCGCAGGATCGCCCGCATGCCCGCGGCGCGGTCCACCGACGATCCGCAGCACCGTTTTCGCAGTCAGACCGAACAAGACGTCCGGTGAGATATCATCGTGCGCCGATGATGAGGCTTGCCGACCACAGAGGAAGTCAATCATGCACAACGACGAAAGCGGCGACCGCCGCGGAGAGCCGGAACTGTTGCGCGAAT
It includes:
- a CDS encoding DUF4169 family protein; its protein translation is MGDVINLNKRRKRAERERAAAVADANRARFGLTKAERDLSKQRKARELSLLDQHRIDGEDAS
- a CDS encoding ribbon-helix-helix domain-containing protein produces the protein MKSPVVKRSIVVAGHKTSVSLEEAFWNGMKEISSHRDMTLSELVGEIDSNRQQGNLSSAIRLFVLDYFRSRAATSGPENSPSLG